Proteins encoded in a region of the Cardiocondyla obscurior isolate alpha-2009 linkage group LG18, Cobs3.1, whole genome shotgun sequence genome:
- the LOC139109506 gene encoding cationic amino acid transporter 2 isoform X1, which produces MDIFLTSCLLLHKMKWKLRSLYEAFSRRKVVDCTEESTLARVLSTLDLTALGIGSTLGVGVYVLAGSVAKCYAGPAVTISFAIAAIASMFAGLCYAEFGARVPRAGSAYIYSYVTMGEFVAFLMGWTLILEYVIGSASVVRALSTYVDVLFDDKMKKFFESVMPMKVDNLSSYPDFFALGVTLAFSVALAFGAKESSMVNNIFTLVNLSVVLFVIIAGSLKADFDNWKTEPTCGECEDCSVCEECKSGDGGFMPYGISGIITGAATCFYGFIGFDCVATTGEEARNPQRSIPIAIVVSLTIVFFAYFGVSTVLTTVLPFYEQNAKSPFPHMFDVIGWDWAKWFVTVGAISGLCASLLGSMFPLPRVIYAMASDGLVFRWMGNISSRFQTPIMGTLSAGLLTGILATIFELEPLVNMMSICTLLTYSIVASCVLILRYEESKAYEKKGDHNPRTFIFIAKQLIRANKLNHSTKLTSQIVTALVCCYVVFCICMAVLLTSYMTEISAGKASFIALLVILAIALATTLGFIYFQPVSDTKLSFSVPLVPFLPGLSILINIYLMFTLDKNTWIRFAVWMAIGLTIYFFYGMWHSNIRQKKSLTSSTDNDKDKDSNTFDSTS; this is translated from the exons atggatatttttttaacaagttgCCTTCTG TTGCATAAAATGAAGTGGAAATTGCGTAGCTTATATGAGGCATTTAGTCGTAGAAAAGTAGTGGACTGTACGGAAGAAAGTACACTGGCGAGGGTGCTATCAACTTTAGATCTCACGGCTTTAGGAATTGGCTCTACTCTGGGAGTAGGTGTCTACGTTTTAGCAGGATCCGTCGCGAAGTGCTATGCTGGTCCCGCGGTGACTATATCATTCGCAATTGCTGCAATAGCATCGATGTTCGCAG GTCTCTGTTACGCCGAATTTGGTGCACGGGTACCTCGCGCTGGATCTGCGTATATCTACAGCTATGTAACAATGGGTGAATTTGTAGCGTTTCTCATGGGTTGGACCTTGATTCTGGAATATGTTATCGGTTCAGCCAGCGTGGTGCGTGCTCTCAGCACGTACGTCGACGTGCTCTTCGATGACAAAATGAAAAAGTTCTTCGAATCGGTGATGCCTATGAAAGTCGATAATCTGTCATCATATCCGGACTTTTTCGCACTTGGCGTCACCTTGGCATTCTCAG ttgCTCTCGCTTTCGGAGCCAAGGAATCTTCGAtggtaaataatatatttacccTCGTAAATCTGTCAGTTGTACTTTTCGTTATAATTGCTGGTTCTTTGAAAG CCGACTTTGATAACTGGAAAACGGAACCTACTTGTGGCGAATGTGAAGATTGTTCCGTTTGCGAGGAATGCAAATCCGGCGACGGAGGATTCATGCCTTACGGCATATCGGGTATCATAACTGGAGCGGCTACGTGCTTCTACGGGTTTATCGGTTTTGATTGCGTTGCTACCACGGGGGAAGAGGCCAGGAATCCACAACGTTCCATTCCAATAGCAATTGTTGTGTCGCTAACGATTGTTTTCTTTGCGTATTTCGGCGTTTCCACGGTGCTCACCACCGTACTACCTTTCTACGAACAAAATGCCAAATCACCATTTCCACATATGTTTGACGTGATAGGATGGGATTGGGCTAAATGGTTTGTAACTGTCGGAGCGATTAGCGGACTATGCGCCAG TTTGCTGGGGTCCATGTTTCCTTTGCCGCGAGTGATTTATGCAATGGCTTCAGACGGTCTGGTTTTCAGATGGATGGGTAACATAAGCTCGCGATTCCAGACTCCGATCATGGGCACGCTTTCTGCTGGATTACTTACAG GCATTCTAGCGACAATATTTGAACTCGAACCATTGGTTAATATGATGAGTATCTGCACATTGCTTACATACTCAATTGTTGCATCTTGTGTACTGATTCTACg ATACGAGGAAAGTAAAgcgtacgaaaaaaaaggtgaTCATAATCCAAggacttttatatttatcgcaaAACAATTGATAAGGgccaataaattaaatcactcCACCAAACTTACATCGCAAATTGTTACCGCTCTCGTATGTTGTTACG TCgttttttgtatttgtatGGCTGTTTTATTAACATCGTATATGACAGAGATCAGCGCAGGAAAAGCATCTTTCATAGCGTTACTCGTAATTTTAGCCATTGCACTCGCAACCACTCttggttttatttattttcaaccagTATCTGATACAAAACTCTCATTTTCG GTACCACTAGTGCCGTTTTTACCAGGACTCAGTATTcttattaacatttatcttATGTTTACGTTGGATAAAAACACGTGGATACGATTCGCCGTGTGGATGGCAATTG GTTTGACAATATACTTCTTCTACGGGATGTGGCACAGTAATATCCgacaaaaaaaatcattaacgAGTTCAACTGATAATGATAAAGACAAAGACAGTAATACCTTTGACAGCActtcataa
- the LOC139109506 gene encoding high affinity cationic amino acid transporter 1 isoform X4 → MSNFTMWHFALIVTCCASLGHALECYVCTDQEGNRDKCLNTIKTCEQGQDVCLTEIKWGSTPYWSQGAKKQFYVSKTCATKRECERLQRNNMPDCTHIWYQDWKCSSCCQGDRCNYYVILHKMKWKLRSLYEAFSRRKVVDCTEESTLARVLSTLDLTALGIGSTLGVGVYVLAGSVAKCYAGPAVTISFAIAAIASMFAGLCYAEFGARVPRAGSAYIYSYVTMGEFVAFLMGWTLILEYVIGSASVVRALSTYVDVLFDDKMKKFFESVMPMKVDNLSSYPDFFALGVTLAFSVALAFGAKESSMVNNIFTLVNLSVVLFVIIAGSLKADFDNWKTEPTCGECEDCSVCEECKSGDGGFMPYGISGIITGAATCFYGFIGFDCVATTGEEARNPQRSIPIAIVVSLTIVFFAYFGVSTVLTTVLPFYEQNAKSPFPHMFDVIGWDWAKWFVTVGAISGLCASLLGSMFPLPRVIYAMASDGLVFRWMGNISSRFQTPIMGTLSAGLLTGILATIFELEPLVNMMSICTLLTYSIVASCVLILRYEESKAYEKKGDHNPRTFIFIAKQLIRANKLNHSTKLTSQIVTALVCCYVVFCICMAVLLTSYMTEISAGKASFIALLVILAIALATTLGFIYFQPVSDTKLSFSVPLVPFLPGLSILINIYLMFTLDKNTWIRFAVWMAIGLTIYFFYGMWHSNIRQKKSLTSSTDNDKDKDSNTFDSTS, encoded by the exons ATGTCAAATTTCACAATGTGGCATTTCGCGCTTATCGTCACTTGTTGCGCGTCTCTCG GCCACGCCCTGGAATGTTACGTTTGCACAGATCAAGAAGGCAATCGAGACAAATGCTTGAACACTATTAAGACCTGCGAGCAGGGGCAGGATGTGTGCCTCACGGAAATCAAATGGGGGA GCACGCCGTACTGGTCCCAGGGTGCtaagaaacaattttacgTCTCTAAAACATGTGCTACTAAAAGAGAATGCGAGAGGCTGCAGCGTAACAATATGCCCGATTGCACTCACATTTGGTACCAAGATTGGAAGTGTTCTTCTTGCTGTCAAGGCGATAGATGTAACTACTACGTTATT TTGCATAAAATGAAGTGGAAATTGCGTAGCTTATATGAGGCATTTAGTCGTAGAAAAGTAGTGGACTGTACGGAAGAAAGTACACTGGCGAGGGTGCTATCAACTTTAGATCTCACGGCTTTAGGAATTGGCTCTACTCTGGGAGTAGGTGTCTACGTTTTAGCAGGATCCGTCGCGAAGTGCTATGCTGGTCCCGCGGTGACTATATCATTCGCAATTGCTGCAATAGCATCGATGTTCGCAG GTCTCTGTTACGCCGAATTTGGTGCACGGGTACCTCGCGCTGGATCTGCGTATATCTACAGCTATGTAACAATGGGTGAATTTGTAGCGTTTCTCATGGGTTGGACCTTGATTCTGGAATATGTTATCGGTTCAGCCAGCGTGGTGCGTGCTCTCAGCACGTACGTCGACGTGCTCTTCGATGACAAAATGAAAAAGTTCTTCGAATCGGTGATGCCTATGAAAGTCGATAATCTGTCATCATATCCGGACTTTTTCGCACTTGGCGTCACCTTGGCATTCTCAG ttgCTCTCGCTTTCGGAGCCAAGGAATCTTCGAtggtaaataatatatttacccTCGTAAATCTGTCAGTTGTACTTTTCGTTATAATTGCTGGTTCTTTGAAAG CCGACTTTGATAACTGGAAAACGGAACCTACTTGTGGCGAATGTGAAGATTGTTCCGTTTGCGAGGAATGCAAATCCGGCGACGGAGGATTCATGCCTTACGGCATATCGGGTATCATAACTGGAGCGGCTACGTGCTTCTACGGGTTTATCGGTTTTGATTGCGTTGCTACCACGGGGGAAGAGGCCAGGAATCCACAACGTTCCATTCCAATAGCAATTGTTGTGTCGCTAACGATTGTTTTCTTTGCGTATTTCGGCGTTTCCACGGTGCTCACCACCGTACTACCTTTCTACGAACAAAATGCCAAATCACCATTTCCACATATGTTTGACGTGATAGGATGGGATTGGGCTAAATGGTTTGTAACTGTCGGAGCGATTAGCGGACTATGCGCCAG TTTGCTGGGGTCCATGTTTCCTTTGCCGCGAGTGATTTATGCAATGGCTTCAGACGGTCTGGTTTTCAGATGGATGGGTAACATAAGCTCGCGATTCCAGACTCCGATCATGGGCACGCTTTCTGCTGGATTACTTACAG GCATTCTAGCGACAATATTTGAACTCGAACCATTGGTTAATATGATGAGTATCTGCACATTGCTTACATACTCAATTGTTGCATCTTGTGTACTGATTCTACg ATACGAGGAAAGTAAAgcgtacgaaaaaaaaggtgaTCATAATCCAAggacttttatatttatcgcaaAACAATTGATAAGGgccaataaattaaatcactcCACCAAACTTACATCGCAAATTGTTACCGCTCTCGTATGTTGTTACG TCgttttttgtatttgtatGGCTGTTTTATTAACATCGTATATGACAGAGATCAGCGCAGGAAAAGCATCTTTCATAGCGTTACTCGTAATTTTAGCCATTGCACTCGCAACCACTCttggttttatttattttcaaccagTATCTGATACAAAACTCTCATTTTCG GTACCACTAGTGCCGTTTTTACCAGGACTCAGTATTcttattaacatttatcttATGTTTACGTTGGATAAAAACACGTGGATACGATTCGCCGTGTGGATGGCAATTG GTTTGACAATATACTTCTTCTACGGGATGTGGCACAGTAATATCCgacaaaaaaaatcattaacgAGTTCAACTGATAATGATAAAGACAAAGACAGTAATACCTTTGACAGCActtcataa
- the LOC139109506 gene encoding cationic amino acid transporter 2 isoform X3, which yields MKWKLRSLYEAFSRRKVVDCTEESTLARVLSTLDLTALGIGSTLGVGVYVLAGSVAKCYAGPAVTISFAIAAIASMFAGLCYAEFGARVPRAGSAYIYSYVTMGEFVAFLMGWTLILEYVIGSASVVRALSTYVDVLFDDKMKKFFESVMPMKVDNLSSYPDFFALGVTLAFSVALAFGAKESSMVNNIFTLVNLSVVLFVIIAGSLKADFDNWKTEPTCGECEDCSVCEECKSGDGGFMPYGISGIITGAATCFYGFIGFDCVATTGEEARNPQRSIPIAIVVSLTIVFFAYFGVSTVLTTVLPFYEQNAKSPFPHMFDVIGWDWAKWFVTVGAISGLCASLLGSMFPLPRVIYAMASDGLVFRWMGNISSRFQTPIMGTLSAGLLTGILATIFELEPLVNMMSICTLLTYSIVASCVLILRYEESKAYEKKGDHNPRTFIFIAKQLIRANKLNHSTKLTSQIVTALVCCYVVFCICMAVLLTSYMTEISAGKASFIALLVILAIALATTLGFIYFQPVSDTKLSFSVPLVPFLPGLSILINIYLMFTLDKNTWIRFAVWMAIGLTIYFFYGMWHSNIRQKKSLTSSTDNDKDKDSNTFDSTS from the exons ATGAAGTGGAAATTGCGTAGCTTATATGAGGCATTTAGTCGTAGAAAAGTAGTGGACTGTACGGAAGAAAGTACACTGGCGAGGGTGCTATCAACTTTAGATCTCACGGCTTTAGGAATTGGCTCTACTCTGGGAGTAGGTGTCTACGTTTTAGCAGGATCCGTCGCGAAGTGCTATGCTGGTCCCGCGGTGACTATATCATTCGCAATTGCTGCAATAGCATCGATGTTCGCAG GTCTCTGTTACGCCGAATTTGGTGCACGGGTACCTCGCGCTGGATCTGCGTATATCTACAGCTATGTAACAATGGGTGAATTTGTAGCGTTTCTCATGGGTTGGACCTTGATTCTGGAATATGTTATCGGTTCAGCCAGCGTGGTGCGTGCTCTCAGCACGTACGTCGACGTGCTCTTCGATGACAAAATGAAAAAGTTCTTCGAATCGGTGATGCCTATGAAAGTCGATAATCTGTCATCATATCCGGACTTTTTCGCACTTGGCGTCACCTTGGCATTCTCAG ttgCTCTCGCTTTCGGAGCCAAGGAATCTTCGAtggtaaataatatatttacccTCGTAAATCTGTCAGTTGTACTTTTCGTTATAATTGCTGGTTCTTTGAAAG CCGACTTTGATAACTGGAAAACGGAACCTACTTGTGGCGAATGTGAAGATTGTTCCGTTTGCGAGGAATGCAAATCCGGCGACGGAGGATTCATGCCTTACGGCATATCGGGTATCATAACTGGAGCGGCTACGTGCTTCTACGGGTTTATCGGTTTTGATTGCGTTGCTACCACGGGGGAAGAGGCCAGGAATCCACAACGTTCCATTCCAATAGCAATTGTTGTGTCGCTAACGATTGTTTTCTTTGCGTATTTCGGCGTTTCCACGGTGCTCACCACCGTACTACCTTTCTACGAACAAAATGCCAAATCACCATTTCCACATATGTTTGACGTGATAGGATGGGATTGGGCTAAATGGTTTGTAACTGTCGGAGCGATTAGCGGACTATGCGCCAG TTTGCTGGGGTCCATGTTTCCTTTGCCGCGAGTGATTTATGCAATGGCTTCAGACGGTCTGGTTTTCAGATGGATGGGTAACATAAGCTCGCGATTCCAGACTCCGATCATGGGCACGCTTTCTGCTGGATTACTTACAG GCATTCTAGCGACAATATTTGAACTCGAACCATTGGTTAATATGATGAGTATCTGCACATTGCTTACATACTCAATTGTTGCATCTTGTGTACTGATTCTACg ATACGAGGAAAGTAAAgcgtacgaaaaaaaaggtgaTCATAATCCAAggacttttatatttatcgcaaAACAATTGATAAGGgccaataaattaaatcactcCACCAAACTTACATCGCAAATTGTTACCGCTCTCGTATGTTGTTACG TCgttttttgtatttgtatGGCTGTTTTATTAACATCGTATATGACAGAGATCAGCGCAGGAAAAGCATCTTTCATAGCGTTACTCGTAATTTTAGCCATTGCACTCGCAACCACTCttggttttatttattttcaaccagTATCTGATACAAAACTCTCATTTTCG GTACCACTAGTGCCGTTTTTACCAGGACTCAGTATTcttattaacatttatcttATGTTTACGTTGGATAAAAACACGTGGATACGATTCGCCGTGTGGATGGCAATTG GTTTGACAATATACTTCTTCTACGGGATGTGGCACAGTAATATCCgacaaaaaaaatcattaacgAGTTCAACTGATAATGATAAAGACAAAGACAGTAATACCTTTGACAGCActtcataa
- the LOC139109506 gene encoding cationic amino acid transporter 2 isoform X2 → MFILHKMKWKLRSLYEAFSRRKVVDCTEESTLARVLSTLDLTALGIGSTLGVGVYVLAGSVAKCYAGPAVTISFAIAAIASMFAGLCYAEFGARVPRAGSAYIYSYVTMGEFVAFLMGWTLILEYVIGSASVVRALSTYVDVLFDDKMKKFFESVMPMKVDNLSSYPDFFALGVTLAFSVALAFGAKESSMVNNIFTLVNLSVVLFVIIAGSLKADFDNWKTEPTCGECEDCSVCEECKSGDGGFMPYGISGIITGAATCFYGFIGFDCVATTGEEARNPQRSIPIAIVVSLTIVFFAYFGVSTVLTTVLPFYEQNAKSPFPHMFDVIGWDWAKWFVTVGAISGLCASLLGSMFPLPRVIYAMASDGLVFRWMGNISSRFQTPIMGTLSAGLLTGILATIFELEPLVNMMSICTLLTYSIVASCVLILRYEESKAYEKKGDHNPRTFIFIAKQLIRANKLNHSTKLTSQIVTALVCCYVVFCICMAVLLTSYMTEISAGKASFIALLVILAIALATTLGFIYFQPVSDTKLSFSVPLVPFLPGLSILINIYLMFTLDKNTWIRFAVWMAIGLTIYFFYGMWHSNIRQKKSLTSSTDNDKDKDSNTFDSTS, encoded by the exons ATGTTTATC TTGCATAAAATGAAGTGGAAATTGCGTAGCTTATATGAGGCATTTAGTCGTAGAAAAGTAGTGGACTGTACGGAAGAAAGTACACTGGCGAGGGTGCTATCAACTTTAGATCTCACGGCTTTAGGAATTGGCTCTACTCTGGGAGTAGGTGTCTACGTTTTAGCAGGATCCGTCGCGAAGTGCTATGCTGGTCCCGCGGTGACTATATCATTCGCAATTGCTGCAATAGCATCGATGTTCGCAG GTCTCTGTTACGCCGAATTTGGTGCACGGGTACCTCGCGCTGGATCTGCGTATATCTACAGCTATGTAACAATGGGTGAATTTGTAGCGTTTCTCATGGGTTGGACCTTGATTCTGGAATATGTTATCGGTTCAGCCAGCGTGGTGCGTGCTCTCAGCACGTACGTCGACGTGCTCTTCGATGACAAAATGAAAAAGTTCTTCGAATCGGTGATGCCTATGAAAGTCGATAATCTGTCATCATATCCGGACTTTTTCGCACTTGGCGTCACCTTGGCATTCTCAG ttgCTCTCGCTTTCGGAGCCAAGGAATCTTCGAtggtaaataatatatttacccTCGTAAATCTGTCAGTTGTACTTTTCGTTATAATTGCTGGTTCTTTGAAAG CCGACTTTGATAACTGGAAAACGGAACCTACTTGTGGCGAATGTGAAGATTGTTCCGTTTGCGAGGAATGCAAATCCGGCGACGGAGGATTCATGCCTTACGGCATATCGGGTATCATAACTGGAGCGGCTACGTGCTTCTACGGGTTTATCGGTTTTGATTGCGTTGCTACCACGGGGGAAGAGGCCAGGAATCCACAACGTTCCATTCCAATAGCAATTGTTGTGTCGCTAACGATTGTTTTCTTTGCGTATTTCGGCGTTTCCACGGTGCTCACCACCGTACTACCTTTCTACGAACAAAATGCCAAATCACCATTTCCACATATGTTTGACGTGATAGGATGGGATTGGGCTAAATGGTTTGTAACTGTCGGAGCGATTAGCGGACTATGCGCCAG TTTGCTGGGGTCCATGTTTCCTTTGCCGCGAGTGATTTATGCAATGGCTTCAGACGGTCTGGTTTTCAGATGGATGGGTAACATAAGCTCGCGATTCCAGACTCCGATCATGGGCACGCTTTCTGCTGGATTACTTACAG GCATTCTAGCGACAATATTTGAACTCGAACCATTGGTTAATATGATGAGTATCTGCACATTGCTTACATACTCAATTGTTGCATCTTGTGTACTGATTCTACg ATACGAGGAAAGTAAAgcgtacgaaaaaaaaggtgaTCATAATCCAAggacttttatatttatcgcaaAACAATTGATAAGGgccaataaattaaatcactcCACCAAACTTACATCGCAAATTGTTACCGCTCTCGTATGTTGTTACG TCgttttttgtatttgtatGGCTGTTTTATTAACATCGTATATGACAGAGATCAGCGCAGGAAAAGCATCTTTCATAGCGTTACTCGTAATTTTAGCCATTGCACTCGCAACCACTCttggttttatttattttcaaccagTATCTGATACAAAACTCTCATTTTCG GTACCACTAGTGCCGTTTTTACCAGGACTCAGTATTcttattaacatttatcttATGTTTACGTTGGATAAAAACACGTGGATACGATTCGCCGTGTGGATGGCAATTG GTTTGACAATATACTTCTTCTACGGGATGTGGCACAGTAATATCCgacaaaaaaaatcattaacgAGTTCAACTGATAATGATAAAGACAAAGACAGTAATACCTTTGACAGCActtcataa